The Salvia miltiorrhiza cultivar Shanhuang (shh) chromosome 1, IMPLAD_Smil_shh, whole genome shotgun sequence genome has a window encoding:
- the LOC131023685 gene encoding probable LRR receptor-like serine/threonine-protein kinase At5g48740, with product MEHRFLNCLSLLLFSACIRLTLCYQDGFLSLTCGGSVSYVDSSNVSWRGDGYYVNKGNLSSVVFSEGASSATLSVRFFPDSSGRNCYRLPLQNTSSLVLVRSKFVYKNYDGLAKPPVFSVSLGTAITTTVNLAHTDPWIEEFVWPASKDVLPLCFHSIPNGGFPVISTLELRPLPPGAYSAALGDWSSKLMRKAYRINCGYVDGPLRYPLDPYDRIWDADEDFSPYHVSSGFDIESNFSLSGIKESPPSAILQTGRVLARWNSLVYGLPLDNLGDYHVVLYFAGILPVSPSFDVLINGDVVYSNYTVARWEASSLFFTVRGIRSLNITLKAIAYYPLVNALEVYEILDVPLETSSTTVSALQVIQQSTGRDLGWQDDPCSPTPWEHIGCDGNLVTSLRLSDINLRKISPIFGDLLDLKALDLHNTSLAGEIQNLGGLQHLEKLNLSFNRLTTFGSELEDLMNIRVLDLQNNSLQGAVPESLAELKDLHLLNLENNKLQGPLPQLLNRESLEVRTSGNICLSFLLTCNESASNSSLQTPQVTIFTPGKRKNHSHLGVLLGVVGGAVLALFAIAFSALRYIKRKRGESTYIPRSEVDMHTWGSARVFTYKEIKTTTNNFKEAIGRGSFGCVYAGKLPGGRLVAVKVRFDKTQLGGESFINEVSLLSQIRHQNLVSLEGFCCESKHQILVYEFLPGGSLADNLYGVQSKKLTLSWVRRLKIAVDAAKGLDYLHNGSDLRIIHRDVKSSNILLDTEMNAKVCDFGLSKQVTQSDASHVTTIVKGTAGYLDPEYYSTQQLTEKSDVYSFGVVLLELICGREPLTHTGTPDSFNLVLWAKPYLQAGAFEIVDESLKGSFDAESMRRASLIACRSVERDALRRPSISEVVAELKEAYNRQLNYLGSSAAN from the exons ATGGAGCATCGGTTCTTGAACTGCCTTAGCTTATTACTATTTTCAGCATGCATCAGGCTCACTCTATGCTACCAAGATG GATTCTTGAGCTTAACATGCGGCGGAAGCGTGAGCTATGTGGATTCCTCCAACGTTTCATGGAGAGGAGATGGATATTATGTGAACAAAGGGAACTTGAGCAGTGTTGTTTTCTCAGAGGGTGCGTCCTCGGCCACTCTCTCTGTCCGATTCTTCCCTGATTCTTCGGGCAGAAATTGCTACAGGCTGCCATTGCAGAACACTTCATCTCTGGTTCTAGTGAGGAGCAAGTTTGTGTACAAGAACTATGATGGCCTTGCAAAGCCCCCTGTGTTCTCTGTCTCTCTTGGCACAGCTATCACCACCACTGTCAATCTTGCTCACACTGATCCTTGGATTGAGGAATTCGTGTGGCCGGCTAGTAAGGATGTGCTGCCCTTGTGCTTCCATTCCATCCCGAATGGTGGATTCCCGGTCATCTCGACTCTTGAGCTCCGGCCCCTGCCTCCGGGGGCTTACAGCGCTGCATTGGGAGATTGGAGCAGTAAGCTTATGAGGAAGGCGTATCGTATCAACTGTGGCTATGTTGATGGACCACTAag GTACCCACTTGATCCATATGATAGAATATGGGATGCTGATGAAGATTTCTCGCCTTACCACGTCTCGTCTGGATTCGACATTGAGAGCAACTTCAGCCTGTCCGGCATCAAGGAGAGCCCCCCGTCTGCTATACTGCAGACTGGGCGCGTTTTAGCCCGGTGGAACAGCCTCGTGTACGGGCTGCCTCTAGACAACCTGGGAGACTACCATGTTGTTCTGTACTTTGCTGGCATTCTGCCAGTCTCCCCATCTTTCGATGTGTTGATCAACGGGGACGTCGTCTACTCAAACTACACGGTGGCACGCTGGGAAGCAAGTAGTCTCTTCTTCACTGTGAGAGGGATCAGGAGCTTGAACATCACCTTGAAGGCCATCGCCTACTATCCATTGGTGAATGCCCTTGAGGTTTATGAGATTCTTGATGTTCCCTTGGAGACTTCTTCAACTACAG TTTCAGCGCTCCAGGTTATACAGCAGTCCACAGGGAGGGATCTGGGGTGGCAAGATGATCCATGCTCTCCTACACCATGGGAGCACATTGGATGTGATGGAAATCTTGTTACTTCACT GAGACTTTCAGACATCAACTTGAGGAAGATCAGCCCTATATTTGGGGATCTGCTGGATCTGAAAGCACT GGATCTGCACAACACTTCTCTTGCTGGAGAAATACAAAACTTGGGAGGCCTGCAGCATCTTGAGAAATT GAACTTGAGCTTCAACCGGCTAACGACTTTTGGTTCTGAGCTGGAAGACTTGATGAACATTCGAGTTCT GGATCTGCAGAACAATAGTCTGCAAGGAGCAGTACCTGAGAGCTTGGCAGAGCTGAAGGATCTTCATCTGTT GAATCTGGAGAATAACAAGCTACAAGGGCCGCTCCCACAATTACTAAACCGAGAGAGTTTAGAAGTCAG GACATCAGGGAATATATGCCTCTCCTTCTTGTTGACATGTAACGAAAGTGCAAGCAATTCTTCACTCCAAACTCCACAAGTCACAATCTTCACCCCAGGAAAGCGCAAAAACCACAGCCATCTAGGTGTTCTACTTGGTGTAGTGGGCGGAGCTGTTCTTGCTCTTTTTGCTATCGCGTTCTCAGCTCTCCGATACatcaagagaaagagaggagaAAGCACGTATATACCAA GATCTGAAGTGGACATGCATACCTGGGGTTCAGCAAGAGTTTTCACCTACAAGGAGATCAAAACAACCACAAACAATTTCAAAGAGGCCATAGGCCGTGGTAGCTTTGGCTGTGTGTACGCTGGCAAGCTCCCGGGTGGCAGACTCGTAGCTGTTAAAGTTCGGTTTGACAAAACTCAGCTCGGAGGTGAATCTTTCATCAATGAG GTGTCCCTTCTGTCACAAATTCGCCACCAGAATCTTGTATCCTTGGAGGGATTCTGCTGTGAATCAAAGCACCAAATTCTTGTGTACGAGTTCTTACCGGGAGGGTCCTTGGCTGATAACCTTTATG GGGTTCAAAGTAAGAAACTGACACTAAGTTGGGTGCGTAGGCTGAAAATTGCTGTGGATGCTGCAAAAG GTTTGGACTACCTACACAATGGAAGTGATCTACGGATAATTCATCGTGACGTGAAGAGCAGCAATATTCTTTTAGACACAGAAATGAATGCTAAAGTTTGTGATTTTGGCCTTTCTAAGCAAGTGACTCAATCAGATGCATCTCATGTCACTACTATAGTAAAAGGCACTGCAGGCTATCTAGATCCAGA GTACTATTCCACTCAACAGTTAACAGAGAAGAGTGACGTCTATAGCTTTGGAGTTGTACTTCTCGAGCTGATCTGTGGCAGAGAGCCGCTCACTCACACAGGCACTCCAGATTCCTTCAATTTGGTTCTTTGG GCTAAGCCATACTTGCAGGCTGGCGCATTTGAGATTGTGGATGAGAGCTTAAAGGGGAGCTTTGACGCAGAAAGCATGAGAAGGGCTTCTCTGATTGCTTGCAGGTCGGTCGAAAGGGATGCTCTGCGTAGGCCGAGTATATCGGAAGTGGTAGCTGAGCTCAAAGAAGCTTACAATCGCCAGCTCAACTATCTTGGATCCTCTGCTGCAAATTGA